Genomic window (Caldinitratiruptor microaerophilus):
AGGGCCCCCTCCGGGGTGCGGCTGTACGCCTCGAGCCCGCGCTTGAGCAGCGTGACGATCGTCGACTTGCCGCCGCTCACGGGGCCCATCAGGAGCAGGATCCGCTTTCGCACGTCGAGCCGGCGGGCCGCCGGGTGGAAGTACTCCTCGACCAGACGCTCGATCGCCCGGTCGATGCCGAAGATCTCCGAGGAGAAGAAACGGTAGCGCCGGCCCGTGGGGGTCTCCTCCACCCCGTGGGAGACGATCATGTCGTAGATCCGGGCGTGCGCGAAGCGCGCGACCCGGGGGTTTTCCGCCACGATGCGAAGGTAATCGGCGAACGTGCCCTCCCACTGGAGCTCGTTCTCTTGCTGCCGGTGCTCCTGCAGTCGCTTCAAGAGGCTCTGCATCCGATGACCTCCCTGCCCAACCGCTCACCGGATGGCCGCGGGGCCATGCCGTTACCCCCCGGCAGATGGCTTCCCTACCCTTTCTTGGGTTATCGCCAGGAACGCCCGCCCATATACATAAGCCGGGCGGGGGGACCGCCGTCGGGAGGTGGTGGACATGCGGGAGGAGCGGGGGCTGAGGCCCGGAGAGCCGCGGGCCGGGTCGGACCACACCGTGCTGATCACCAACCGGGAGCAGGTGCAGATCTCCGGGGTCTCCTCGGTGACGAGCTTCGACGACCAGGAGATCATCCTCGACACGGAGGCCGGCAACCTGACGATCCGCGGGGAAGACCTGCACATCAAGCAACTCGACCTGGAGTCGGGCCGGTTCGCCGTCGAGGGCACGGTGACATCGCTCGTGTACACCGACCGGCCGGCCCGGGGGCCCGGACGGGCCCGCAGCCGGGGGATCCTCGAGCGGCTCCTGAAGTGATGCAGGACCTGGGACTGCAGGTCTACGCCTTCTTCTCGCTGGTGCTGGCCGGCAGCGCCGCCGGCGTGCTGTTCGACCTCCTGCGTGTCCTGAGGCGCCGGCTCGGCCCGCGCAGCGCCTGGGAGGAGGTGCTCGACCTCCTCTTCTGGGGGGGCCTGACGCTGGTCCTGGGGACGGCGCTCCTCAGCGGCAGCCACGGCAACCTGCGCTCCTACATCCCCGTCGCGCTGGCGCTCGGGGCCTGGCTGTACTTCGCCCTGGCCAGCCCGACCGCATCGCGCCTCCTGAACCGGGCCGTCACCATCATCGACCGGGCCGCCGGCTGGGCCGTGATCGCCGGGCGCACGGCCTTCCGTCCTCTGGCGGCAGCGCTGCGGCTCATAGGTACCGCTGCCGCCTTCCTGCTCCGCCCCGCCGTCGCCCTGGGGGTGCCCGTGCTGCGCCGGCTGCGGGGAGCGGCGCAGCGGCTCGCCCGCCCCGGGAGGGGGACGCCGGGCCGGCTCGCCGGGCGGCTTCGCGCCTGGCTGTTCCCGCCGGGCGATGGCGGTGGTGAGGAGGGCCCTGAGTAGGCAGTTGCAGGAAATCGGCATGCGGCGGAGAATATCCACAGGACGTACCGGCTTTGTACTCAACATGTCCTCAGGATGTCCTGAGATTGTCCACAGAATCATCCCCAGCCTGTGCATAACCACCGGGACGGATGCCCATGCAGGTGGAGATCCGTGGCGTGGAGCGCCTGAGTTTCCGTGAACGGCAGGTGGTCACGCTGAAGGAGATGGGGCTCTCGAACGAGCAGGTCGCCCGGCGGCTCGGGCTCTCTCCCGCCACCGTGGCCACCCTCTACGGGCGCGCCCGGGCGAAGGGGTACCAGGTCGTCATCGTGCTGCCGGGGGATGCCCTTGGGCTACCCCCGGCGGACGAGGAGGGCGAGGCCTGATGCGCGCCCTTCCCCGGCGGTGGCTGTCCGGGCTGGTGGCCGTCGGCCTCGGCCTGCTCGTGCTGTCGGCGGCCGTTCGCTTCTCCGCCGGGGCGGCGCGGCTGGAAGCCCTGCGCGCCCAGGAGGCGGCGGCCGTCCGCCGGCTGGAGGACCTGAAGGCGGAGCGGGCGCGCCTCGAGGCGGAGATCCGGCGCCTCCAGACCGACGAGTACATCGAGACCGTCGCCCGCCAGCAGCTCGGGTACATCCGCCCGGGGGAGATCCCGTACATGGCCATCCCGCCGGCCCGCACAGGGGCGCCGGAGCCGGGGGCGCCGTCGGAAATGGGCTCGGGGCCGGCCCCCGCACCGCCTCCGGGGGCCGTGACGCTCCCACAGGCTCCCCAGGGAGGGAAGAGCGGTCCCGCCGGGCCGTGAGGTCATGCTCGGGGGCCAGGCCACGCCCGTTGCCTTCGCCGTACGTCCGCGGGGATGCAGGTTGGGGGCCGATTGTGTGGCCGCACAGACAACGATTGTGCGGGTGGGTTCGTTGTCCGGATCGACCTGCACAATCCTTGTCTCCACTGCGGTCCGGGGCCTGGCACAGAACTTGTTCCGGTGGGGCCGCCAATCGGCTTTCGACCGTCGCGTCCCCCGGGTGTGGGCCTGAAGCTGGCCGGAAAAGCCGCCTGAGGTAGACGGAATGACACATTATGTTGAACTCAGCCGCCCCGTCCAGGCCTATCTGAATACGATTGAACCCACCTACCCCGGGGGGTTTCTGGTACGATTCCTGTCCCGGTGCCCGTTTGATCCGCGGGAAGCAGCCGGAATTGACGGCCAGCGGGCGTCTTCCCTATCATGGGGGTGGCGCTTGGCACGGCCGGGATGAATGCGCCGGAGTGGCGGAACTGGCAGACGCGCGGGTCTTAAAATCCTGTGCCCCCGAAGGGCGTGTGGGTTCGACCCCCACCTCCGGCACCAGTCAGGGAGCGGGTTGCAGGGAAGTGGACCATGCAGCCCGCGTTTTTCGTACTTGGTGTGCTCTTGTACCTTGTTCCGGAGACACCCGCCCGCGAGCGTGGTGCCGGCGTGTGTCCGTGCACGAGCGGCGGCGCCCCGCGGCCGCGGCGAGGGCGGCGGGGCATCCGCCAGGGTGGCTGGTCAGAACGTTCAGCCGTTCCGCCAGGCCCCCGGGGCTGCGCTTGGGCGGCGGCGGCCGCCATCCGTTGGGGGCGGCCCGGCGTTCCCGCGAGACAGGGAGCCGCCTTCCGCCGGTCGGCGGGAGGCGGCCCTCCGG
Coding sequences:
- the yabP gene encoding sporulation protein YabP; this encodes MREERGLRPGEPRAGSDHTVLITNREQVQISGVSSVTSFDDQEIILDTEAGNLTIRGEDLHIKQLDLESGRFAVEGTVTSLVYTDRPARGPGRARSRGILERLLK
- the yabQ gene encoding spore cortex biosynthesis protein YabQ, with protein sequence MQDLGLQVYAFFSLVLAGSAAGVLFDLLRVLRRRLGPRSAWEEVLDLLFWGGLTLVLGTALLSGSHGNLRSYIPVALALGAWLYFALASPTASRLLNRAVTIIDRAAGWAVIAGRTAFRPLAAALRLIGTAAAFLLRPAVALGVPVLRRLRGAAQRLARPGRGTPGRLAGRLRAWLFPPGDGGGEEGPE
- a CDS encoding RNA polymerase sigma factor; protein product: MQVEIRGVERLSFRERQVVTLKEMGLSNEQVARRLGLSPATVATLYGRARAKGYQVVIVLPGDALGLPPADEEGEA
- a CDS encoding FtsB family cell division protein, translated to MRALPRRWLSGLVAVGLGLLVLSAAVRFSAGAARLEALRAQEAAAVRRLEDLKAERARLEAEIRRLQTDEYIETVARQQLGYIRPGEIPYMAIPPARTGAPEPGAPSEMGSGPAPAPPPGAVTLPQAPQGGKSGPAGP